A window of Catenulispora sp. GP43 contains these coding sequences:
- the uca gene encoding urea carboxylase, whose amino-acid sequence MNPRFDTVLIANRGEIARRVIRSARELGLRTVAVFSDADRAAPHVREADTAVRIGPGPARESYLRAEAILELAVRHGAAVHPGYGFLSENAGFARSVEEAGLVFVGPTAEQIEAFGSKHTARALAAAAGVPMLAGTGLLACADDAVAEALRIGFPVMLKATGGGGGIGMAACATGEEVREAFDRVSRLAGANFGTGGVFLERLVRPAQHVEVQLFGDGAGRIAVFGDRDCSLQRRHQKVIEEAPAPALPDDVRALLQSSARTLLAGVGYRSAGTVEFVYDPIRAEASFLEVNTRLQVEHPVTEEVFGVDLVALMLRLARDGARGLDDSVFGPHEPRGHAVEARVYAEDPARGGQPSSGLVTAAVFPGQGTPPLAGVRVDGWLETGMEVGGHYDPMLTKVIASGPTRQDALDVLHEGLQACRVDGIVTNLGLLRALTGDAALRSATHSTSTLAEGGIAGDPEPRVEVLLPGLQTTIQDLPGRVGLWSVGVPPSGPFDAVSFAEANLAVGNPAGAPGLEVTAAGPTLRFSTATIAAVTGASCEVLLDGEPVPMWEPVEIAAGSELAVGAVAGPGLRVYLAVRGGFDVPRYLDSASTFTLGGFGGHGGRALMTGDVLRPGSPDSDHPHPAFAPGERLTRVGPPTPAHRRPAFTGDWEIAVTEGPHAAPEFFTRADIETLYASSYTVHHNSARTGVRLLGPKPAWARQDGGEAGLHPSNIHDTPYAVGALDFTGDTPIILGPDGPSLGGFVCPAVVAGGDLWKLGQLRPGDTVRFVPVREEDAAQLTDNRASTAVPRRGGDGDDGVLGRLPAEDGRPEVTYRRDGDGNVLVEYGPMMLDIGLRMRVHALQEALASHSPHGVLDVTPGIRSLQVHTDARILRATDAAALLRELEAMIPPTSELTVPSRTVRLPLSWDDPATRVAIDRYMAGVRDDAPWTPWNIEFIRRINGLDSVEDVRQIVYDASYLVLGLGDVYLGAPVATPLDPRHRLVTTKYNPARTWTAENSVGIGGAYLCVYGMEGPGGYQFVGRTVQVWNRFRRGGLFREHPWALRFFDRIEWYPVSAEELLELRAQTDAGRGDFETVEGTFSIAEYERFLTRETDSIAKFRARQSAAFEEEKERWRASGEFDRHTEPVAANTPDEEAVVVPDGAVVVAAPFLSTVWQLHVEPGSMVAAGERIAAVEAMKMESVVTAPCSGRVLGVYAQPGDQVAAGQALMAIGVAA is encoded by the coding sequence GTGAACCCCCGCTTCGACACCGTCTTGATCGCCAATCGCGGCGAGATCGCTCGGCGCGTGATCCGCTCGGCGCGGGAGCTCGGGCTCAGGACCGTCGCCGTGTTCTCCGACGCCGACCGGGCCGCGCCACACGTCCGCGAGGCCGACACAGCCGTCCGGATCGGTCCCGGGCCCGCGCGCGAGAGCTACCTGCGCGCCGAGGCGATCCTTGAGCTCGCCGTGAGGCACGGCGCGGCCGTGCACCCCGGTTACGGCTTCCTCTCCGAGAACGCGGGGTTCGCCCGATCCGTCGAAGAGGCCGGACTCGTGTTCGTGGGCCCCACGGCTGAGCAGATCGAGGCCTTCGGCAGTAAACACACGGCGCGCGCCCTCGCGGCGGCGGCCGGGGTGCCGATGCTCGCCGGGACCGGGTTGCTGGCCTGCGCGGACGACGCGGTCGCCGAGGCACTGCGGATCGGGTTCCCGGTGATGCTCAAAGCGACCGGGGGCGGCGGCGGGATCGGCATGGCCGCCTGTGCGACCGGCGAGGAGGTCCGAGAGGCGTTCGACCGGGTCAGCCGGCTGGCAGGCGCCAACTTCGGCACGGGCGGGGTGTTCCTGGAACGGCTCGTCCGGCCCGCGCAGCACGTCGAGGTCCAGCTCTTCGGCGACGGCGCCGGGCGCATCGCGGTGTTCGGCGACCGTGACTGTTCGCTCCAGCGCCGACACCAGAAGGTGATCGAGGAGGCGCCCGCTCCGGCGCTGCCCGACGATGTCCGGGCCCTGCTGCAGTCCTCGGCGCGGACCCTGCTGGCCGGCGTCGGATACCGGTCGGCCGGGACCGTGGAGTTCGTCTACGACCCGATCCGGGCCGAGGCCTCGTTCCTGGAGGTCAACACCCGGCTCCAGGTCGAGCACCCGGTCACCGAGGAGGTGTTCGGAGTCGATCTCGTGGCCCTGATGCTTCGTCTGGCGCGTGATGGCGCCCGCGGGCTCGACGACTCCGTCTTCGGCCCGCACGAGCCGCGCGGCCATGCCGTCGAGGCCCGCGTCTACGCCGAGGACCCGGCGCGCGGCGGTCAGCCCAGCTCCGGGCTGGTCACCGCGGCGGTGTTCCCGGGCCAGGGCACGCCGCCGCTGGCCGGCGTGCGGGTGGACGGCTGGCTGGAGACGGGGATGGAGGTCGGGGGGCACTACGACCCGATGCTCACCAAGGTGATCGCCTCCGGCCCGACCCGCCAGGACGCCCTCGACGTGCTGCACGAGGGGCTCCAGGCCTGCCGTGTGGACGGGATCGTCACCAACCTCGGACTGCTCAGGGCGTTGACCGGAGACGCAGCGCTGCGCTCGGCGACGCATTCGACCTCGACGCTGGCCGAAGGCGGGATCGCAGGGGATCCCGAACCGCGTGTGGAGGTGCTGCTGCCGGGTCTGCAGACGACGATCCAGGACCTGCCGGGCCGGGTCGGATTGTGGTCGGTCGGCGTTCCGCCGAGCGGACCCTTCGACGCGGTGTCCTTCGCCGAGGCCAACCTCGCGGTCGGCAACCCGGCCGGGGCGCCGGGCCTGGAGGTCACCGCGGCGGGGCCGACACTGCGTTTCTCGACGGCGACGATCGCCGCGGTCACCGGCGCGTCCTGTGAGGTCCTGCTGGACGGGGAGCCGGTCCCGATGTGGGAGCCGGTGGAAATCGCGGCCGGCTCCGAGCTGGCGGTCGGTGCGGTCGCCGGACCGGGTCTGCGGGTCTACCTGGCCGTGCGCGGCGGTTTCGACGTACCGCGGTATCTGGACAGCGCCTCGACCTTCACGCTCGGCGGTTTCGGTGGCCACGGCGGGCGGGCACTGATGACCGGCGACGTTCTGCGTCCCGGATCACCGGACTCCGACCACCCGCACCCGGCGTTCGCGCCGGGCGAGCGGCTGACGCGGGTCGGGCCGCCGACGCCCGCGCACCGGCGCCCGGCGTTCACCGGCGACTGGGAGATCGCCGTCACCGAGGGACCGCACGCCGCGCCGGAGTTCTTCACCCGCGCGGACATCGAGACCTTGTACGCGTCCTCCTACACCGTGCACCACAACTCCGCGCGGACCGGCGTGCGGCTGCTCGGGCCCAAGCCCGCGTGGGCTCGCCAGGACGGCGGCGAGGCCGGTCTGCACCCGTCGAACATCCACGACACGCCCTATGCCGTCGGCGCTCTGGACTTCACCGGCGACACCCCGATCATCCTCGGGCCGGACGGGCCGTCGCTCGGCGGCTTCGTGTGCCCCGCTGTGGTGGCCGGCGGCGACTTGTGGAAGCTCGGGCAGCTGCGGCCCGGCGATACGGTGCGGTTCGTTCCGGTGAGGGAGGAAGATGCGGCGCAGCTCACCGACAACCGCGCCTCGACGGCGGTGCCGCGGCGCGGCGGCGACGGGGATGACGGCGTGCTGGGACGCCTGCCGGCCGAGGACGGCCGCCCCGAGGTGACCTACCGGCGCGACGGAGACGGCAACGTGCTCGTCGAGTACGGGCCGATGATGCTCGACATCGGGTTGCGCATGCGCGTTCACGCCCTCCAAGAGGCGCTCGCCTCGCACTCGCCGCACGGTGTCCTCGACGTGACGCCGGGGATCAGGTCCTTGCAGGTCCACACCGACGCGCGGATCCTGCGCGCGACCGATGCGGCGGCGCTGCTGCGGGAGTTGGAGGCGATGATCCCGCCGACCAGCGAGCTGACAGTGCCGTCGCGGACGGTGCGGCTGCCATTGTCCTGGGACGACCCGGCCACGCGCGTCGCGATCGACCGCTACATGGCCGGGGTGCGCGACGACGCGCCCTGGACGCCTTGGAACATCGAGTTCATCCGCAGGATCAACGGCCTGGACTCGGTCGAGGACGTGCGGCAAATCGTCTACGACGCCTCCTACCTCGTGCTGGGGCTCGGTGACGTCTACCTGGGCGCGCCGGTCGCCACGCCGTTGGACCCGCGGCACCGGCTGGTGACGACGAAATACAACCCGGCCCGCACCTGGACCGCCGAGAACTCGGTCGGGATCGGCGGGGCGTACCTGTGCGTCTATGGGATGGAAGGGCCCGGCGGTTATCAATTCGTGGGGCGGACGGTGCAGGTCTGGAACCGATTCCGCCGCGGCGGACTGTTCCGCGAGCATCCCTGGGCCCTGCGGTTCTTCGATCGGATCGAGTGGTATCCGGTCTCGGCCGAGGAGCTGCTGGAGCTGCGTGCTCAGACCGATGCCGGACGCGGCGACTTCGAGACGGTCGAAGGGACCTTCTCCATCGCCGAGTACGAGCGCTTCCTGACGCGTGAGACGGACTCGATCGCCAAGTTCCGGGCGAGACAGAGCGCGGCGTTCGAGGAGGAGAAGGAGCGTTGGCGCGCCTCGGGGGAGTTCGACCGGCACACGGAGCCGGTCGCTGCGAACACGCCGGATGAAGAGGCGGTCGTGGTGCCCGACGGTGCGGTCGTCGTGGCCGCGCCGTTCCTGTCGACGGTGTGGCAGCTGCACGTCGAGCCGGGATCGATGGTCGCGGCGGGGGAGCGGATCGCGGCGGTGGAGGCGATGAAGATGGAGTCGGTGGTGACGGCGCCGTGCTCGGGGCGGGTGCTGGGCGTGTACGCGCAGCCTGGGGATCAGGTCGCCGCGGGGCAGGCGCTGATGGCGATCGGAGTGGCGGCGTGA
- a CDS encoding allophanate hydrolase translates to MTSNNAVRRVRPAFARIRQADRPEVWISLRPEPEVLAEAARIDDRIVAGERLPLAGLVFAVKDNIDVLGLPTTAGCAAYSYRPTQDAACVARLRAAGAIVIGKTNLDQFATGLVGTRSPFGAVRNAWDPARISGGSSSGSAVAVALGEVDFALGTDTAGSGRVPAALQGVVGIKPTVGAVPTSGVVPACRSLDCVTVFAPDVSLARAVAEVMGDPAPLSRALPARPRVAVPLAAQVAGLAEGWPEAFAAAVARLRTCGVEIVEVDIAPLLEAANLLYGGAFVAERYAAVGEFIENHPDADLDATVAAIILAGAAPSAADLFGDRERLEQLGAEGLEVFDTCDALLTPTTTGHPRIAEVLDDPVGANGRLGRYTNYANLFGLAAVAVPAGLVDGLPFGVMFTGAPRSDAALAELATRFASPPVQIAVFGAHLRGQPLNRQLVALGGAFTADVRTAPAYQMFALRTVPAKPGLVHSGAIRGASVVGELWTLPAAGFAELVASLPRPMAIGSVELADGQFVPGFLCEPSALDGAEDITGAGGWRAHLAATPE, encoded by the coding sequence GTGACCTCGAACAACGCCGTCCGGCGGGTCCGCCCCGCCTTCGCCCGGATCCGGCAGGCCGACCGGCCGGAGGTCTGGATCAGTCTGCGTCCGGAACCCGAGGTCCTGGCCGAGGCCGCGAGGATCGATGATCGGATCGTCGCGGGGGAACGGCTGCCGCTGGCAGGCCTGGTGTTCGCCGTCAAGGACAACATCGACGTTCTCGGACTTCCCACGACAGCGGGCTGCGCCGCGTATTCGTACCGTCCGACCCAGGACGCCGCATGCGTCGCGCGCCTGCGCGCCGCGGGCGCGATCGTCATCGGCAAGACCAACCTCGACCAGTTCGCGACAGGCCTGGTCGGAACGCGCAGCCCCTTCGGCGCGGTCCGCAACGCCTGGGACCCGGCCCGGATCTCCGGCGGCTCGTCCTCGGGGTCGGCGGTCGCCGTGGCGCTCGGCGAGGTCGACTTCGCCCTCGGCACCGACACCGCCGGCTCCGGGCGGGTGCCCGCCGCGCTGCAGGGTGTCGTCGGGATCAAGCCCACCGTGGGTGCGGTGCCCACGTCCGGCGTGGTCCCGGCCTGCCGTTCGCTGGACTGCGTGACGGTGTTCGCCCCCGATGTCAGCCTGGCGCGCGCCGTCGCTGAGGTGATGGGCGACCCGGCACCGTTGTCCCGGGCGTTGCCCGCGCGTCCGCGCGTCGCCGTCCCGCTCGCGGCACAGGTGGCCGGCCTGGCCGAGGGCTGGCCGGAGGCGTTCGCGGCGGCGGTGGCCCGGCTCCGCACCTGCGGTGTGGAAATCGTCGAGGTCGACATCGCTCCGCTCCTGGAAGCCGCGAACCTGCTCTACGGCGGTGCTTTTGTGGCCGAACGCTATGCGGCTGTGGGCGAGTTCATCGAGAACCATCCCGACGCAGACCTCGATGCGACGGTCGCCGCGATCATCCTGGCTGGCGCGGCCCCGAGCGCCGCTGACCTGTTCGGCGACCGCGAACGTCTGGAACAGCTCGGCGCCGAAGGGCTTGAGGTCTTCGACACCTGCGACGCTCTGCTGACCCCGACCACGACAGGCCACCCCCGGATCGCCGAGGTGCTCGACGATCCGGTCGGCGCGAACGGTCGCCTGGGCCGGTATACGAACTATGCGAACCTGTTCGGCCTCGCCGCGGTCGCCGTCCCGGCTGGGCTCGTCGACGGACTGCCCTTCGGTGTCATGTTCACCGGCGCGCCGCGCTCCGACGCAGCCCTGGCCGAGCTCGCCACACGGTTCGCCTCGCCGCCGGTCCAGATCGCTGTCTTCGGTGCACACCTTCGCGGCCAGCCGCTCAACCGGCAGTTGGTCGCGCTCGGCGGTGCGTTCACCGCGGATGTCCGGACGGCTCCGGCGTATCAGATGTTCGCGCTCCGGACTGTCCCGGCCAAGCCGGGCCTGGTCCACAGCGGTGCCATTCGAGGTGCGTCGGTGGTCGGTGAGCTCTGGACCCTTCCCGCCGCCGGCTTCGCCGAACTCGTCGCGAGTCTTCCGCGACCGATGGCGATCGGCTCGGTGGAGCTCGCAGACGGTCAGTTCGTGCCCGGCTTCCTGTGTGAACCGTCAGCCCTCGACGGCGCCGAGGACATCACCGGGGCCGGTGGTTGGCGTGCTCATCTGGCGGCCACGCCAGAATGA
- a CDS encoding TetR/AcrR family transcriptional regulator gives MEKTSRAGRPRAVPDAAPELPPREQILLAAAGLFVGQGFGGTSTRAIADAVGIRQASLYYHFAGKDDILAELLNRSVRPSAELARRLEEQAGPDPAVSAAALYALAATDTELLARAPHNIGSLYLIPEVRDPRFDEFRALREELQEVYGRLGGKAGQLAPGANAVPASVLGALLIQVVEVVIPLRRLGGSELPVEPAVVAEATLRMAGLGPAEIRAAAARAAGLP, from the coding sequence ATGGAGAAGACGTCACGCGCGGGCCGCCCGCGTGCGGTCCCCGACGCCGCCCCGGAGCTGCCGCCGCGCGAACAGATCCTGCTCGCTGCCGCCGGGCTGTTCGTCGGTCAGGGCTTCGGCGGCACGTCGACGCGCGCCATCGCCGACGCCGTCGGCATTCGGCAGGCGTCGCTGTACTACCACTTCGCCGGAAAGGACGACATCCTCGCCGAGCTGTTGAACCGCTCGGTGCGCCCCAGCGCCGAGCTCGCGCGGCGCCTGGAGGAGCAGGCGGGCCCTGACCCGGCGGTCTCAGCGGCGGCGCTGTACGCGCTGGCCGCGACGGACACGGAGCTGCTTGCACGCGCGCCGCACAACATTGGCAGCTTGTATTTGATCCCGGAGGTGCGCGACCCGCGGTTCGACGAGTTCCGAGCGCTGCGGGAGGAGCTGCAGGAGGTTTACGGGCGGCTCGGTGGCAAGGCCGGACAGCTGGCTCCCGGTGCGAACGCGGTACCGGCCTCGGTGCTCGGGGCACTGCTGATCCAGGTGGTGGAGGTGGTCATCCCGTTGCGCCGGCTGGGCGGGTCCGAGCTGCCGGTCGAGCCGGCGGTGGTGGCGGAGGCGACGCTTCGGATGGCCGGCCTAGGTCCGGCGGAGATCCGGGCAGCGGCGGCGCGGGCCGCGGGGCTGCCGTGA
- a CDS encoding histidine kinase produces MEAARDLDAERERIAAGLNDEVIHSMFAASLDLHGALALEASDQVHDRVRAAIGALDQAIAHVRTTVFDLEYPAAAAQDTLAAAVAPCGGQ; encoded by the coding sequence ATGGAAGCCGCTCGAGATCTGGACGCCGAGCGGGAACGTATCGCCGCCGGCCTGAACGACGAAGTGATCCACTCCATGTTCGCGGCCAGCCTGGACCTGCACGGCGCGCTGGCCCTGGAGGCCAGCGACCAGGTCCACGATCGGGTACGGGCCGCGATCGGCGCGCTCGACCAGGCCATCGCCCACGTGCGAACCACGGTGTTCGACTTGGAGTATCCAGCCGCCGCAGCCCAGGACACGCTCGCCGCCGCCGTGGCGCCCTGTGGTGGTCAGTAA
- a CDS encoding Hsp20/alpha crystallin family protein, translated as MSESTRRAQFPAMPDLSDLTDPLQQLFGIRPQSPYGIRIETHYETDAYVVRGEMPGLDSAKDFEVAVTDGMLTLHAERNERQQDRQHSEFRYGAYNRSVRLPDSAKAEKVTATYDEGILTVRVPLDKPVNAASHKIKVASAK; from the coding sequence ATGAGCGAGTCCACTCGCCGTGCGCAGTTCCCGGCCATGCCTGACCTGAGCGACCTGACCGATCCGCTGCAGCAGCTGTTCGGCATCCGCCCGCAGTCGCCGTACGGCATCCGTATCGAGACGCACTACGAGACCGACGCCTACGTCGTCCGGGGCGAGATGCCCGGACTCGACTCCGCGAAGGACTTCGAAGTCGCCGTGACCGACGGCATGCTCACCCTGCATGCCGAGCGCAACGAGCGGCAGCAGGACCGCCAGCACTCGGAGTTCCGCTACGGCGCGTACAACCGCTCCGTGCGCCTCCCGGACAGTGCGAAGGCCGAGAAGGTCACCGCGACCTACGACGAGGGCATCCTGACCGTCCGGGTTCCCCTGGACAAGCCGGTGAATGCGGCCAGCCACAAGATCAAGGTCGCGTCTGCCAAGTAG
- the mgtA gene encoding magnesium-translocating P-type ATPase, whose amino-acid sequence MTASALSQPAASVHEAASAASMPTADVLRGLGVTAEQGLTGEEADRRQAEYGPNAVASHKARMLSVLWHQLRSPLLGLLMAAAAVSFLVGERSDAVIIGVIVAVSVGLGFVNEYRAEKAAEALHSQIRHTTVVIRDGRPGTVDVTALVPGDLVELKLGDIVPADLRLLAVTGLECDESVLTGESLPTDKHTDPVPAGTPLAELSGCALMGTVVHAGSATGLVVATGPRTEFGKIAAGLDTHPLDTEFQVGLRKFSMLLVYVAGALTTTIFVMNVVLHKPIIDALLFSLAIAVGITPQLLPAVVSTSLAAGSHRMSRRKVLVKRLVCIEDLGDVDVLFTDKTGTLTAGKIDYERAIPADPGDDAAADQGAVLRWGLLCTENSGADGLAVGGNPLDQALWLSPASQALYPALADYARLATLPFDHERRLASTLVRDGAGQTTIVTKGAPESVLDRCVNVPEEARKALDREFAAGNRVVAVATRSVSGMSQVTPDDERGLTLVGLLVFLDPPKQDAAQALRRLADLGIAVKVVTGDNAAVALKVCHDLGLGRGDALTGADLDKLDDTQLAAAIATTTVFARVSPEDKARIVHVQRLTGGGVAFLGDGVNDALALHAADVGISVDSATDVAKDAADVILLEKDLDVLADGVAEGRRIFANTIKYVLMGTSSNFGNMASAAGASLFLSFLPMLPSQILLNNLLYDTSQLAIPTDNVDEEQLRRPSHWDIGFIRRFMVFFGPLSSVFDFLTFGVMLWVFHSGPAQFRSGWFVESLATQTLVIFAIRTRRIPFFRSHPSLPLTLAALTVVAIGAVLPASPLAHTLGFQPLPAAYFAALAGMVIGYLVLIEIGKRIFYRTAATRAPKVQADISHRSLRHLRRRAAQFTTADR is encoded by the coding sequence ATGACGGCCTCCGCCCTATCGCAGCCGGCCGCTTCCGTCCACGAAGCGGCCTCCGCTGCCTCCATGCCCACGGCGGACGTTCTGCGCGGGCTCGGCGTGACAGCCGAGCAAGGTCTGACGGGCGAAGAGGCCGACCGGCGGCAGGCCGAGTACGGACCGAACGCGGTCGCCTCGCACAAGGCCCGCATGCTCTCAGTGCTCTGGCACCAGCTGCGCTCACCACTGCTCGGGCTGCTGATGGCCGCCGCCGCCGTGTCCTTCCTGGTCGGCGAGCGCAGCGACGCCGTCATCATCGGCGTGATCGTCGCCGTGTCGGTCGGCCTGGGGTTCGTCAACGAGTACCGGGCCGAGAAAGCCGCCGAGGCGCTGCACTCCCAGATCCGCCACACCACGGTCGTCATCCGCGACGGCCGACCGGGCACGGTGGACGTCACGGCGCTCGTACCCGGAGATCTGGTCGAGCTGAAGCTCGGCGACATCGTCCCGGCCGATCTGCGGCTGCTGGCCGTCACCGGCCTGGAGTGCGACGAGTCGGTCCTGACCGGTGAATCGCTGCCCACCGACAAGCACACCGACCCGGTTCCCGCAGGAACCCCGTTGGCCGAGCTGTCCGGGTGCGCACTGATGGGCACCGTGGTCCACGCCGGGAGCGCCACCGGGCTCGTGGTGGCCACCGGGCCGCGCACCGAGTTCGGCAAGATCGCCGCGGGCCTGGACACGCATCCCCTGGACACCGAGTTCCAGGTCGGGCTGCGGAAGTTCTCGATGCTGCTGGTATACGTCGCCGGCGCGCTGACCACGACGATCTTCGTGATGAACGTGGTGCTGCACAAACCGATCATCGACGCACTGCTGTTCTCCCTGGCCATCGCGGTCGGCATCACCCCGCAACTGCTGCCCGCGGTCGTCTCCACCTCCCTGGCCGCCGGATCGCACCGGATGAGCCGCCGCAAGGTCCTGGTCAAGCGCCTGGTGTGCATCGAGGACCTCGGCGACGTCGACGTGCTGTTCACCGACAAGACCGGCACCCTCACCGCAGGGAAGATCGACTACGAGCGCGCCATCCCCGCAGACCCCGGCGACGACGCAGCAGCAGACCAAGGGGCCGTGCTTCGCTGGGGGCTGTTGTGCACGGAGAACTCGGGGGCCGACGGACTCGCCGTTGGCGGGAATCCACTCGACCAGGCCCTTTGGCTATCTCCCGCCTCGCAGGCCCTGTACCCCGCACTGGCCGACTACGCGCGCCTGGCGACGCTGCCTTTCGACCACGAGCGCCGACTGGCCTCGACCCTGGTCCGGGACGGCGCGGGACAGACGACCATCGTGACCAAGGGAGCACCGGAGAGTGTCCTGGACCGATGCGTCAACGTCCCGGAGGAGGCGCGCAAGGCCCTGGACAGGGAGTTCGCCGCGGGGAACCGGGTCGTCGCGGTGGCCACCCGATCCGTCAGCGGGATGAGCCAGGTGACACCCGATGACGAACGGGGGCTGACCCTCGTCGGGCTCCTCGTCTTCCTGGACCCGCCCAAACAGGACGCGGCCCAGGCGCTGCGCCGTCTGGCCGACCTCGGCATCGCGGTGAAGGTCGTCACCGGCGACAACGCGGCCGTCGCCCTGAAGGTCTGCCACGACTTGGGGCTGGGCCGCGGTGACGCGCTGACCGGTGCCGACCTCGACAAGCTCGACGACACCCAGCTCGCCGCGGCGATCGCCACCACCACCGTGTTCGCGCGCGTCAGTCCCGAGGACAAGGCCCGCATCGTGCACGTCCAACGGCTGACCGGCGGCGGTGTCGCGTTCCTCGGCGACGGCGTCAACGACGCCCTCGCGCTGCATGCCGCCGACGTCGGCATCTCGGTGGACTCGGCGACCGACGTCGCCAAGGACGCCGCCGATGTGATCCTGCTGGAGAAGGATCTCGACGTGCTCGCCGACGGCGTGGCCGAAGGCCGGCGGATCTTCGCCAACACCATCAAGTACGTCCTGATGGGCACCTCCAGCAACTTCGGCAACATGGCCTCGGCCGCCGGCGCGTCGCTGTTCCTTTCCTTCCTGCCGATGCTGCCCTCGCAGATCCTTCTCAACAACCTGCTCTACGACACCAGCCAGCTGGCGATCCCCACCGACAACGTCGACGAGGAACAGCTGCGCCGGCCCTCGCACTGGGACATCGGCTTCATCCGCCGCTTCATGGTCTTCTTCGGGCCGCTCAGCTCCGTCTTCGACTTCCTCACCTTCGGAGTCATGCTCTGGGTCTTCCACTCCGGACCAGCCCAGTTCCGCTCCGGCTGGTTCGTCGAATCCCTGGCCACCCAAACCCTGGTCATCTTCGCCATCCGCACCCGCCGCATCCCCTTCTTCCGCAGCCACCCCAGCCTCCCGCTAACCCTCGCCGCGCTGACCGTGGTCGCCATCGGCGCGGTCCTCCCCGCCAGCCCACTGGCCCACACACTTGGTTTCCAGCCGCTGCCGGCCGCATACTTCGCAGCCCTGGCCGGCATGGTCATCGGATACCTGGTCCTGATCGAGATCGGCAAGAGGATCTTCTACCGCACTGCGGCCACTCGCGCACCCAAGGTTCAGGCCGATATTTCACATCGAAGCCTTCGCCATCTGCGGCGCCGCGCTGCGCAGTTCACAACCGCCGATCGCTGA